The DNA sequence CTGTAGATGTGAAAGAAGATTACTTGGCCGATTGCCGTGTATTTTTTAAAGAATGTGGATTGAATAATGTGAAATTTGAAGTGGGCGATCTTACCAATTTCCCCCGTGAAAACAGCTACGATTTAGTGGTGTGTGTAGATGTGATGGAACATATATTGGAAGATGTGGAAGTGTTCAAACATTTCTATAAAAACTTAAAACCCGGAGGTATGATGTTGGTATCAACCCCTAGCGACCAAGGTGGCAGCGATGTTGGTGATGATAGTGATGAGTCATTTATTAGCGAACATGTACGTGATGGTTATAATATAAATGAGATACAAGACAAATTACGTTTGGCTGGTTTCACCAAAACATTTGCTAGATACAGTTATGGTACACCTGGCAAAATTTCGTGGAGATTGTCTATGAAATATCCCATACAAATGCTCAATACTTCCAAACTTTTCTATATCATTATTCCTTTTTGGTATCTGGTATTTTATCCACTTTGTTATGTATTAAATTGGGTGGATACTTTAGGCTCGCACAAAACAGGAACAGGTTTGATAGTGAAAGCTTGGAAGTAATACCTATCATTCTGTCCCGATAAGTCCCGAAAGCTTTCGGGACTTATCGGGACAGAATGACATATATAATATAATGAACACCGATTCTGCTCAAACTATATATATTGATTATCTCAAATTTGAGAAGAAAGCATCGCCACATACTGTCGATGCATATCTTACCGATTTAGGCCAGTTTCTTGCTTTTATAAAACTAGATTTCGAAATAGAAAATCTGGAAGAATGTTCACACCAGATAATCCGCAGTTGGCTGGTACAGCTAATGGGAGATGGCATTAGCCCACGTTCGGTTAATAGAAAGATTACTTGTTTGCAAAGTTTTTTTAAGTATCATATTCGCTTGGGAAATATTATACAAAATCCGATACAAAAAGTACAAAGACCCAAGCAGGGAAAAAAACTTCCTGTTTTTATTGACGAACAAAATATCAATAACTTTTTGGATATTAAAAATGAAGAAAATGATTTTGCCACACAGCGTAACCAAATGATTTTATTATTATTATATCATTGTGGAATTAGGAGAGCGGAATTGGTGAATTTAAAAACTGCTGATGTTGATTTATTGCGTGGGCAAATAAAAGTATTAGGTAAACGCAACAAAGAACGCATTATCCCTATCCTGCCTGAATTACAAGATGCCATCAAAGAATATATAATTGCAAAAACAGAAATGGGTTTTAACAATATAGAACTCTTATGCAGCGATAAAGGAGTTATACTTAGTGTGGGAATGGTTTATACAAAAGTGAAGAATTTTTTATCGCAGTTTACTACTTTGCAAAAGAAAAGTCCGCATGTATTACGTCATACATTCGCTACGCACATGCTCAATCATGGTGCCGATTTGAATGCAATTAAAGAATTGTTGGGTCATGCAAATTTAGCAGCCACGCAAGTATATACGCATAATTCGTTCGAGCGATTAAAAGCACAGCATAAGCAGGCACATCCAAAGGGGTAGCATGTTTAGATTTCACAGCCGTACTTGTTTCGAGATGGTAAAGTTGTCAAATCTTTAGAAAGCAAAATATATACATATTTTACAAAAAACCAAATTATACCGAAATTAAATATATAATAGTCCGAAAAAAGGGGGACTAATTCCCCCGCATCCCGATAACTATCGGGATTAAGCGGGGCGTTCGGGATGTAGTTCGGCATTACGATTCTAAAAACTAAATCCGCCACAGGCGGAGAACTATTTTAGTTTAAGAATTGGTATTATATACTGTGGTTTAGGCTTTCCATAGCAAAGATGAGAGAACAGAAATAGTATAACATATATATTCATTTTCATATGCTTCACTTTACACTTAATTATTTATCAATAGTTATTATTGGAAGTTTGAAAGTGTAGTTCTTTGTTGCGTCGATGGGTGTAAACTCTACATATCCTTTCTTTAGTGAATCCTGTTGTTGTGTAATTAATATATATGGATAGTAATCTTCTAACGGATGATTCAGGGAATAGGCTAAGTCGATTGTGTCTGAGTTATTTCTTTTATTCCAATCACCTGTATAGTATGTTGAACAACCAAAAGCAGAGGAAGTGCTAGCAAATTTATTATGTTCTCTTAAAGTAAAATCGAAAGTACTTACCGCCCCTTCTGAACCTGCATAAAGAATTATTTTTTCGTGTTTCACATTCTTTATAAAATCACGTCTTGCCTTTTTGTCAATTTTAGACATGATGCAACTTGTGAAAAATAAAGTCGATATAATTATAAGTTTTTGCAAAACATATTAATTAGTGTGTGTTGCTATTTAATAGTGATAGATTTGACAAATCTGCAAACACACATGCCAATACTGATTTGTCAAATCATCTTCCTAATTCCCCAACCAATCTTCCGGGTTCAATTTCACGGTATCTTTCCACACCTCAAAGTGTAAAATTGTTTGTCCTTCGTCTACATCAGTATAGATGGAGCCCAAGGACTGACGGGCGTTTACATTGTCGCCTACTTTTACGGTTACATTCTCTAAATGGCAATAAACAGTATAATAATTACCATGACTCACCATCACCATTTTTTGCAAACCGGGAATCGTTACTACAGCTTTCACGGTGCCTTTATATACTGCGGTAACATTGCTACCAGGGGTGGTGCTTATGTCAACGCCATTATTTTCTATCACAATGTTTTTGAGATTAGGGTGAGAATGGACCCCAAACGAACTCACTATTAATCCCTTCGAAACTGGCCAAGGTAAATTGTTGCGATTCACGGCAAAGTTTGTAGTAAGCGGGTCTATAGTGGCATGTGCAGGTAAGTCTGCTTTTTTAGGTTGGTCTTCCTTGTCTTCTTTTTTAGGCTCAATACCATCTTGTTTTTGTTGTTCCAGCTTCTTCCGTTTCTCTTCGTCTTTTTTGCGTTTTTCTTCGGCATCAGCTTCACGTTGTTTACGTTTGGCTTCTTCTATTTCGCGTTTTATAATATCTTTAATAGCACGATCCAATTGAGCCATCGCTTTTTTGCGGTCGTTCAACTGGCGTTGTAAATCTTTTTCTTGTCCCTTTAGTTGTGTTAATACATCGGTTTGCTCTACGCGGTCACTTTGCAGGGCATGCTTTTCGGTTTCTTTTTCGCCAATGGTTTGCTCTTTATTTGTTTTGGTATAGGTCAATCTTTTTTGCTTACCAGATAATACAACTTTGGTCTCTTTAATTTTATTTAACTGTGTTTTGCGTTGCTCGGCTAGTGTCTTATAATACTTTATTCTATTTACTGCTTGGTTAAACGAACTTGCAGAAAATATATAT is a window from the Bacteroidota bacterium genome containing:
- a CDS encoding class I SAM-dependent methyltransferase; this translates as MHYDPIKDGLGRFFNKSTASRKFFYKLLDLLLLRCWHIHQELRVWQDENPNKKEVLDAGCGFGQYSFWMANKNPKFNITSVDVKEDYLADCRVFFKECGLNNVKFEVGDLTNFPRENSYDLVVCVDVMEHILEDVEVFKHFYKNLKPGGMMLVSTPSDQGGSDVGDDSDESFISEHVRDGYNINEIQDKLRLAGFTKTFARYSYGTPGKISWRLSMKYPIQMLNTSKLFYIIIPFWYLVFYPLCYVLNWVDTLGSHKTGTGLIVKAWK
- a CDS encoding peptidoglycan DD-metalloendopeptidase family protein translates to MSKKMKMKRIYIYIITFMAINNAFVSLAQQPSKSDLEKSKKQKQQEIQEIKNYISHNKNSQYKSLFVLQSLTRQIYTRQSVISNLGQQVDYLENELIAIEDSVVTLSQNLKQQKSKLAKMVVGAYKNRDHYNKLVYIFSASSFNQAVNRIKYYKTLAEQRKTQLNKIKETKVVLSGKQKRLTYTKTNKEQTIGEKETEKHALQSDRVEQTDVLTQLKGQEKDLQRQLNDRKKAMAQLDRAIKDIIKREIEEAKRKQREADAEEKRKKDEEKRKKLEQQKQDGIEPKKEDKEDQPKKADLPAHATIDPLTTNFAVNRNNLPWPVSKGLIVSSFGVHSHPNLKNIVIENNGVDISTTPGSNVTAVYKGTVKAVVTIPGLQKMVMVSHGNYYTVYCHLENVTVKVGDNVNARQSLGSIYTDVDEGQTILHFEVWKDTVKLNPEDWLGN
- a CDS encoding tyrosine-type recombinase/integrase, producing MNTDSAQTIYIDYLKFEKKASPHTVDAYLTDLGQFLAFIKLDFEIENLEECSHQIIRSWLVQLMGDGISPRSVNRKITCLQSFFKYHIRLGNIIQNPIQKVQRPKQGKKLPVFIDEQNINNFLDIKNEENDFATQRNQMILLLLYHCGIRRAELVNLKTADVDLLRGQIKVLGKRNKERIIPILPELQDAIKEYIIAKTEMGFNNIELLCSDKGVILSVGMVYTKVKNFLSQFTTLQKKSPHVLRHTFATHMLNHGADLNAIKELLGHANLAATQVYTHNSFERLKAQHKQAHPKG